From Xylanibacter oryzae DSM 17970, a single genomic window includes:
- a CDS encoding aminotransferase class I/II-fold pyridoxal phosphate-dependent enzyme — translation MNDGHGDDIYKYGNKVKINFSSNIFAYADLEGLKHHISEYLDVIANYPEPQPIALEEKLSKRLSLPRECVMITNGSTEAIYHIAQMYRGAKSCIHQPTFSEYESACIVNGHIFSDKASIHWICNPNNPTGDVIPKEQLEETLKVNPDHIFIIDQAYEDYTTLPLFNSKEVLKYPNLILLHSFTKRYCIPGLRIGYVTAINGIIEKLREYQQPWSINAIAIEACSYLLDNDIPNYPDIDVYMSEAMRLRSMLVETGYIDVHPTNTTFMLAELKKGRADELKNFLIEKYGMLIRDASNFKELNNRFFRVAAQRAKENDKLVKAIKDYLR, via the coding sequence ATGAATGACGGGCATGGCGATGATATATATAAGTATGGTAATAAGGTGAAAATAAACTTTAGCAGTAATATTTTTGCTTATGCAGATCTGGAAGGTCTGAAACATCATATTTCAGAATACTTAGATGTTATTGCAAATTATCCGGAGCCACAACCTATAGCTCTTGAAGAGAAATTGTCCAAAAGATTAAGTTTGCCACGTGAATGCGTTATGATAACTAACGGTTCAACAGAGGCTATTTATCATATTGCACAAATGTATAGAGGTGCCAAGTCGTGTATTCATCAGCCTACTTTCAGTGAATATGAGAGTGCATGCATAGTTAATGGGCATATTTTTTCGGATAAGGCTAGCATACATTGGATATGTAATCCTAATAACCCAACTGGTGATGTTATACCTAAAGAACAGTTAGAAGAAACCTTAAAGGTGAATCCTGATCATATATTCATTATAGATCAGGCTTATGAAGATTATACAACATTACCACTTTTCAATTCTAAGGAAGTATTGAAATATCCGAATCTTATACTTTTGCATTCGTTTACAAAAAGATACTGTATCCCTGGACTGAGAATAGGTTATGTTACAGCTATCAATGGTATAATAGAAAAATTAAGAGAATATCAGCAACCATGGTCAATAAATGCTATCGCTATTGAGGCCTGCAGTTATCTCCTTGATAATGATATACCCAATTATCCTGATATAGATGTCTACATGTCTGAGGCTATGAGATTAAGATCAATGCTCGTTGAAACAGGTTATATTGATGTACATCCTACAAATACTACATTTATGCTTGCAGAATTGAAAAAGGGTAGAGCCGATGAACTGAAAAATTTCTTAATAGAGAAATACGGTATGCTTATAAGAGATGCGTCTAACTTCAAGGAACTTAACAACCGATTCTTCCGTGTGGCTGCGCAACGTGCCAAAGAGAATGATAAACTTGTTAAGGCAATTAAAGATTATTTGAGATGA
- a CDS encoding cobyric acid synthase yields MFAGTGSDVGKSVIAAAFCRILKQDGYSPAPFKAQNMALNSFVTSDGLELGRAQAVQAEAAGIPCLSDMNPILLKPQSDHTSQIVLNGRPTGNKDAYDYFSEDNNDMLRKEAYAAFDRLSERYSPIVIEGAGSISEINLRDRDIVNMSVAVHSDAGVILVADIDRGGVFASAYGSLALLPPEERKYIKGILINKFRGDLRLFESGKKMMEDICKVPVVGVVPYYKDIHIDEEDSVDLALKSRNLEHGKINIAVILVSHLSNFTDFNALEQDSRVNLFYTNNTEDLQNADIIILPGSKSTIADLCELRRNGLAVAIIKAYNDGTSIIGICGGYQMLGTEISDPECIEGNVGHIPGLNILPVETTITNEKLTTCDVFSLAVGDNTTNKMEGYEIHMGITVPVTGTENSPLNKFADGRKDGYYKNKKCMGTYIHGILDNRPFIDFILSPFSDKLNSTDSFTDYKDFKEIQYNKLADHVRANVDMDLIYKIFEYNE; encoded by the coding sequence ATGTTTGCCGGTACAGGCAGTGACGTTGGCAAAAGTGTTATTGCTGCGGCTTTTTGTCGTATACTTAAGCAGGACGGGTATTCTCCAGCTCCGTTTAAGGCGCAGAATATGGCACTCAATTCTTTTGTAACATCCGACGGACTGGAACTTGGACGTGCTCAGGCTGTCCAGGCTGAGGCTGCAGGCATACCATGCCTAAGTGATATGAATCCTATTCTACTTAAGCCCCAATCTGATCATACCAGCCAGATTGTTCTTAATGGTCGTCCTACGGGGAATAAAGACGCCTATGACTATTTCAGTGAAGATAATAATGATATGTTGCGTAAAGAGGCCTATGCTGCTTTTGATAGACTTTCAGAACGTTATAGTCCAATTGTAATTGAAGGTGCAGGTAGCATATCTGAAATAAATCTTCGAGATCGTGATATCGTTAATATGTCTGTGGCTGTACATTCTGATGCCGGTGTGATATTGGTAGCAGATATAGATCGAGGGGGCGTTTTTGCTAGCGCTTATGGTTCGTTGGCTCTCTTACCACCTGAAGAACGGAAATACATCAAGGGTATACTTATTAATAAATTTCGTGGTGATCTTAGGCTTTTTGAGTCTGGTAAAAAAATGATGGAAGATATATGTAAAGTTCCAGTCGTCGGTGTCGTACCTTATTATAAAGACATACACATTGATGAAGAAGATAGCGTTGATTTAGCATTAAAATCTCGGAATTTGGAACACGGCAAAATAAATATAGCTGTAATATTGGTTTCACATTTAAGTAATTTTACAGATTTCAATGCGTTGGAACAAGATTCCCGTGTAAATCTTTTTTATACAAATAATACAGAAGATCTGCAAAATGCTGATATCATAATATTGCCTGGAAGCAAAAGCACTATAGCTGATCTGTGTGAACTGCGTAGAAATGGTTTAGCGGTAGCTATTATAAAAGCATATAATGACGGCACCTCAATAATCGGTATATGTGGTGGTTATCAGATGTTGGGCACCGAAATATCAGATCCTGAATGTATAGAAGGCAATGTCGGACATATTCCCGGACTTAATATTCTTCCTGTAGAGACAACCATAACTAACGAAAAACTTACAACTTGTGATGTCTTCTCGTTGGCTGTAGGTGATAATACGACGAATAAAATGGAAGGCTATGAGATTCACATGGGTATAACAGTTCCTGTTACTGGCACTGAAAATTCACCTTTGAATAAATTTGCAGACGGTAGAAAAGATGGCTATTATAAAAATAAAAAGTGCATGGGAACATATATACATGGAATATTAGATAATAGACCATTTATAGATTTCATCCTTTCGCCATTTTCTGATAAATTGAATAGTACAGATAGTTTTACAGATTACAAAGATTTTAAAGAGATACAATACAATAAGTTGGCAGATCATGTACGTGCAAATGTAGATATGGATTTGATATATAAAATATTCGAATACAATGAATGA
- a CDS encoding NigD1/NigD2 family lipoprotein has product MKHLGLALTVIVLVACNRNTYDSGDGNYSYLCADFVEAHTNNDLKADYVIIDEGDTLSMSNPFTNKNFKVRDSLYRGALYYNRESDDNDNVKISPVSYSPIPVIRVVPNNDSLRYDPMDFESMWCSKTGKYLNMSLIFKTGQVNGSEGMHAVYFTKDSNIAIFNGKRRLHLTFSHNQNGVPEYYTARQYVSIPLKQFATELHKGDSIAVSVKTYDGWVQKCIEY; this is encoded by the coding sequence ATGAAACATTTAGGATTGGCATTGACAGTTATCGTATTAGTTGCATGTAACCGTAATACATATGATTCGGGAGATGGCAATTATTCTTATCTCTGTGCTGATTTTGTTGAGGCTCATACAAATAATGATTTGAAAGCGGATTATGTCATTATTGACGAGGGCGATACACTGTCAATGTCTAATCCTTTTACTAATAAGAATTTTAAAGTAAGGGATTCTCTTTATCGTGGGGCATTATATTATAATAGGGAAAGTGATGATAATGATAATGTTAAGATATCTCCAGTATCTTATTCTCCCATACCTGTTATCAGGGTTGTTCCTAATAATGACAGTTTGAGATATGATCCCATGGATTTTGAAAGTATGTGGTGCAGTAAAACAGGAAAATACCTGAATATGTCGCTCATATTTAAGACAGGACAAGTAAATGGTTCTGAGGGTATGCATGCTGTATATTTTACTAAAGACTCGAATATCGCTATATTTAACGGTAAGAGACGTCTCCATCTTACTTTTAGTCACAACCAGAATGGAGTTCCTGAGTATTACACAGCTCGACAATATGTAAGTATACCATTGAAGCAATTCGCGACCGAACTTCATAAGGGTGATTCTATCGCAGTTTCGGTGAAGACATATGATGGCTGGGTTCAAAAATGTATAGAATACTAG
- a CDS encoding 1-acyl-sn-glycerol-3-phosphate acyltransferase, whose translation MKVPDEFDEIRPYGPEDLPDAYERLIVDPQFRTMVGYIFPKVPYDDVIAKMRTCKTNLEFQKAFCYKFLANLLATVSKGAEMDSSDICNTGRYTFLSNHRDIVLDSGFLSKLLLDNGFTTTCEIAIGDNLLVMPWIKDLVRVNKSFIVQRSASMRQMLMASKRLSEYMHFAILEKKENIWIAQREGRAKDSDDRTQNSILKMMAMGGQGSIIERLEQLHIVPLSISYEFDPCDFLKAKEFQQKRDILDFKKAKEDDVISMKTGVMGYKGHIHYHCAPCLDDFLHQLDPDMPKLDLYDTIAHHIDHEIHRNYLLYPNNYIALDMLNGSTMHSSKYTSHDEAVFEKYINDQLAKILLPNKDEAFLRKCILTMYANPAINYLATL comes from the coding sequence ATGAAAGTTCCAGACGAGTTTGATGAGATACGTCCTTATGGACCAGAGGATTTGCCCGATGCCTATGAGCGACTGATTGTCGATCCGCAGTTTCGTACAATGGTTGGATACATTTTCCCTAAGGTTCCATATGATGATGTTATTGCAAAAATGCGCACTTGCAAGACTAATCTTGAGTTTCAGAAGGCATTTTGTTATAAGTTTCTTGCAAACCTTTTAGCAACAGTAAGCAAAGGCGCTGAGATGGATTCCAGTGATATATGTAATACGGGCAGATATACATTCCTTAGTAATCACAGAGATATTGTTCTGGATTCAGGATTTCTGTCAAAGTTGCTTCTAGATAATGGTTTTACAACCACTTGCGAGATTGCCATTGGCGATAATCTTCTTGTAATGCCATGGATAAAAGATCTTGTGCGTGTAAACAAGTCATTCATTGTACAACGTAGTGCCTCAATGCGCCAGATGCTTATGGCAAGCAAAAGGCTCTCTGAATATATGCATTTCGCTATATTGGAGAAAAAAGAAAATATATGGATAGCACAGCGTGAAGGTCGTGCCAAAGATTCAGATGACCGCACCCAGAATTCAATATTGAAAATGATGGCAATGGGAGGTCAAGGGAGTATTATAGAGCGACTCGAACAATTGCATATCGTACCACTTTCGATATCTTATGAGTTTGATCCATGTGATTTCTTAAAAGCAAAAGAATTCCAACAGAAGAGGGATATATTAGATTTTAAAAAAGCCAAAGAGGATGACGTTATTAGTATGAAAACTGGTGTTATGGGTTATAAAGGTCATATACACTATCATTGCGCTCCATGTTTGGATGACTTTTTGCATCAATTAGACCCTGATATGCCTAAATTAGATCTGTATGATACTATAGCTCATCATATAGACCATGAGATACATCGTAACTACCTTCTATATCCCAACAATTATATTGCTCTTGATATGTTGAATGGCAGTACCATGCATTCTTCAAAATATACATCCCATGATGAGGCTGTGTTCGAAAAGTATATTAATGATCAATTGGCTAAGATATTATTGCCTAATAAGGATGAAGCCTTTTTACGGAAATGCATACTTACTATGTATGCAAATCCTGCTATTAATTATTTGGCAACATTATGA
- a CDS encoding D-alanine--D-alanine ligase translates to MKNLKRTIAIVCGGDSSEHDVSMRSGQGLYSFFDKERYDVYIVDVKGMDWNVSLHDGTTAQIDRNDFSFMENGKLVQFDYAYITIHGTPGENGIMQGFFELIHLPYSTSSVLVEAMTFDKFVLNQYLKGFGVRVADSLLIRKGYEQLVSDEDVEKRIGMPCFVKPSADGSSFGVSKVKSADQLAPAVRKAMLESNEVMVEGYIDGIEISVGCYKTKEKSVVLPATEVVTDNEFFDYDAKYNGQVKEITPARLSEDTTKRVAEITSRIYDILHCNGIIRIDYIISKGKDSDGKDVDKINMLEINTTPGMTATSFIPQQVKAAGLNIKDVLTDIVENQFR, encoded by the coding sequence ATGAAAAATTTAAAGAGAACTATAGCCATCGTATGTGGTGGTGACTCATCAGAACACGATGTTTCAATGCGTTCCGGACAGGGACTCTACTCTTTTTTCGATAAAGAGCGTTACGATGTATATATAGTAGACGTAAAAGGAATGGACTGGAATGTTAGCCTGCATGACGGTACTACTGCTCAGATAGACCGTAATGATTTTTCTTTTATGGAAAACGGCAAACTGGTTCAGTTTGATTATGCATATATTACTATCCATGGTACTCCTGGTGAGAATGGAATTATGCAGGGCTTTTTTGAACTTATTCACTTGCCATATTCTACCAGTAGTGTGCTAGTAGAAGCTATGACATTCGATAAATTTGTACTCAATCAGTATCTTAAAGGTTTTGGTGTACGCGTAGCAGATAGTCTGCTTATACGTAAAGGATATGAGCAATTGGTCAGCGATGAAGATGTTGAGAAGAGAATTGGTATGCCATGTTTCGTAAAGCCATCTGCAGACGGTAGTAGCTTTGGTGTTTCAAAAGTTAAATCGGCTGATCAGCTGGCACCTGCTGTGCGTAAAGCTATGCTTGAGAGCAACGAAGTAATGGTAGAAGGATACATAGATGGTATAGAGATTTCTGTAGGTTGTTATAAAACAAAAGAAAAGAGTGTGGTACTTCCAGCCACAGAAGTGGTAACTGATAATGAGTTCTTTGATTATGATGCAAAATACAACGGTCAGGTAAAGGAAATAACACCTGCACGTCTCAGCGAAGATACTACAAAGCGTGTTGCTGAGATAACAAGTAGAATATATGATATCTTACATTGTAATGGTATTATTCGTATAGACTATATAATATCTAAAGGAAAAGATTCTGACGGGAAAGACGTTGATAAAATTAATATGTTGGAAATCAATACAACACCAGGTATGACGGCAACAAGTTTTATACCGCAGCAGGTAAAAGCGGCAGGCCTTAACATAAAGGATGTCCTTACTGATATAGTAGAAAATCAATTTAGATAA
- a CDS encoding RluA family pseudouridine synthase: protein MANEELIDKDIEEIEDSEEQDSQLYEHIRMVVDHGQVPLRVDKYMFERLQHSSRNRIQKAADSGYVHVNDHPVKSNYKVRPFDVITLMLDRPHFDTSIKAENIPLNIVYEDKQVIVVNKPAGLVVHPGCGNFTGTLVNAIAYYLRELPSYDPNDPQVGLVHRIDKDTSGLLVIAKTPDAKTKLGAQFFNKTTHRSYNALVWGNMAEEDGRIEGNISRDPKDRLRMTVFPPDSGIGKSAVTHYKVIERFGYVTLVECILETGRTHQIRAHMKHIGHPLFNDERYGGSEILRGERSGSYKQFIQNCFKLCPRQALHARTLGFVHPETGKQMDFTSSLPDDMQQLIEKWRTYIKGIN, encoded by the coding sequence ATGGCAAACGAAGAACTTATAGATAAAGATATAGAAGAAATTGAAGATTCAGAGGAACAAGACTCTCAACTCTATGAACATATACGTATGGTTGTTGACCATGGGCAGGTGCCTCTGCGTGTAGACAAATATATGTTTGAGCGTCTGCAGCATTCCAGTCGTAACCGTATACAAAAAGCTGCCGATTCAGGATATGTACATGTAAATGACCATCCTGTTAAAAGCAACTATAAGGTGCGCCCGTTTGATGTTATCACATTAATGCTTGACAGACCTCATTTCGATACATCTATAAAGGCTGAGAATATACCACTTAATATAGTTTATGAAGATAAACAGGTAATAGTTGTTAATAAACCGGCCGGGTTGGTAGTACATCCAGGATGTGGTAATTTTACAGGTACACTGGTTAATGCCATTGCTTATTATTTGCGCGAATTGCCTTCGTATGATCCTAATGACCCACAAGTTGGACTTGTGCATCGTATAGATAAAGATACAAGTGGTCTGCTTGTTATTGCAAAAACGCCTGACGCCAAGACAAAATTAGGAGCTCAGTTTTTTAACAAGACAACACATCGTAGCTACAATGCACTGGTATGGGGAAATATGGCAGAAGAGGACGGACGTATAGAAGGAAATATATCTCGAGATCCTAAAGATAGATTGCGTATGACTGTCTTTCCTCCTGATTCTGGAATTGGAAAATCAGCAGTTACTCATTATAAGGTTATTGAGCGGTTTGGGTATGTTACTCTAGTAGAATGCATATTAGAGACAGGACGTACGCATCAGATACGTGCACACATGAAACATATTGGCCATCCGTTATTCAATGACGAGCGTTATGGTGGTAGCGAGATACTACGAGGTGAGAGAAGTGGATCATATAAGCAGTTTATACAGAATTGCTTCAAATTATGCCCAAGGCAGGCTTTGCATGCACGCACTCTTGGATTTGTACACCCAGAGACAGGCAAACAGATGGATTTCACTTCTTCGCTACCCGATGATATGCAACAGCTAATAGAAAAATGGCGAACTTATATAAAAGGAATAAATTAA
- a CDS encoding PASTA domain-containing protein — protein MESKEFIKKFSSKYLWGNILAMIAVIILLCAGLKFGLDLYTHHGQSILVPNLKGMQYENARRLLEDDGLRIEVSDSGYNKLLPADCILAQTPGTRDRVKSGHVIYVTVNSPHSPMIAIPDIIDNSSVREANAKLTAIGFRLLQPQLVHGEKDWVYGIVSRGRKLFAGDRVPVDIPLMLQIGDGKFDQGSSDVDYTDPSQSEGDQDEFQEVSGPDNNEAPAKKGNKEATKGGKIDESGINDY, from the coding sequence ATGGAATCAAAAGAATTCATTAAGAAATTTAGTAGTAAGTATCTTTGGGGCAATATATTGGCAATGATTGCTGTTATTATACTACTTTGTGCCGGACTAAAGTTCGGTCTGGATTTGTATACTCATCACGGTCAGAGTATATTGGTACCCAATCTTAAAGGTATGCAGTATGAAAATGCACGGCGATTGCTTGAAGATGATGGATTAAGAATTGAAGTCAGTGATTCTGGCTATAATAAATTATTACCTGCAGATTGTATACTTGCACAGACTCCCGGCACTCGTGACAGGGTAAAGAGTGGTCACGTAATTTATGTTACTGTCAATTCACCTCATTCTCCAATGATTGCAATACCTGATATAATAGACAATAGTTCTGTACGTGAGGCAAATGCTAAACTTACGGCTATTGGTTTTAGACTCCTTCAGCCGCAATTGGTTCATGGAGAAAAGGACTGGGTGTATGGAATAGTGAGCCGTGGACGCAAATTGTTTGCCGGCGACAGAGTGCCTGTTGATATCCCTCTGATGTTACAGATAGGCGATGGCAAATTTGATCAGGGTTCTTCTGATGTTGATTATACCGACCCTTCGCAATCAGAAGGTGATCAAGATGAATTTCAAGAGGTTTCGGGACCTGATAATAATGAAGCTCCGGCAAAAAAAGGAAATAAAGAAGCTACTAAGGGTGGCAAGATAGATGAGAGCGGAATAAATGATTATTAA
- a CDS encoding endonuclease/exonuclease/phosphatase family protein, translating into MKIRNLFISAIFLFGTVAIFAQQKKYSVYAVGFYNQENLFDTCHDAGKNDYEFLPNGSYKWTSLKYKHKIHNMAQALADIGTDVLPQSIGCSMIGMAEVENDNVMNDLIAQEPLKARGYKYIHIEGPDTRGIDCALLYNPRLFNVRNSKLVPYVPDAKDSAYKTRGFLIVSGTLAGEHVTVIVNHWPSRFAGSIVREKVASQCRMAKDSVMRDDPNVKVIVMGDMNDDPFNKSMSESLRAKREIGEVTDSDMYNPWWNILAKEGKGTLAYNGSWNLFDQIVVSPNLINRDGGNDYKTLKFFKNQIFRRDYLIQQDGKYKGTPKRTTAGGVWLDGYSDHLPTVIYLIKQQ; encoded by the coding sequence ATGAAAATAAGAAATCTATTTATTTCTGCCATATTCCTATTTGGAACAGTGGCCATTTTTGCTCAGCAGAAAAAATATTCTGTATACGCCGTAGGGTTTTATAATCAAGAAAATCTATTTGATACCTGCCATGATGCAGGGAAAAATGATTATGAGTTTTTGCCGAATGGTTCGTATAAGTGGACTAGTTTGAAATATAAGCATAAAATCCATAATATGGCTCAGGCTTTGGCTGATATCGGTACAGATGTTCTACCGCAAAGCATAGGATGCAGTATGATAGGTATGGCTGAAGTTGAAAATGATAATGTGATGAATGATCTTATCGCACAGGAACCATTGAAAGCTCGTGGTTATAAATATATACATATTGAAGGTCCTGACACTCGTGGTATAGACTGTGCACTTTTGTATAACCCAAGACTTTTTAATGTTCGCAATTCCAAACTAGTACCTTATGTTCCTGATGCAAAAGACAGTGCATATAAAACTCGTGGATTCCTTATTGTTAGTGGAACTCTTGCAGGGGAGCATGTAACGGTTATTGTAAATCACTGGCCTAGTCGTTTTGCTGGTTCGATAGTTAGAGAAAAAGTGGCAAGTCAGTGTAGGATGGCAAAGGATTCGGTCATGCGTGATGATCCTAATGTAAAAGTCATCGTTATGGGTGATATGAATGATGACCCTTTTAATAAGAGCATGAGTGAGTCGTTAAGAGCTAAACGTGAGATAGGCGAAGTGACTGATAGTGATATGTATAATCCTTGGTGGAACATATTGGCGAAAGAGGGCAAAGGTACACTTGCATATAATGGAAGTTGGAATCTTTTTGATCAGATAGTGGTATCACCTAATCTCATCAACCGTGATGGAGGCAATGATTACAAAACATTGAAATTCTTTAAAAACCAAATATTCAGACGTGATTATCTGATACAACAAGATGGTAAGTATAAAGGTACCCCTAAAAGGACAACCGCCGGTGGTGTTTGGCTTGACGGATACAGTGACCATCTGCCTACTGTAATTTATCTCATAAAGCAGCAGTAA
- a CDS encoding DUF5689 domain-containing protein: MKRIYFIILAMACVMFTSCMDGNWNATDNSEPAYGDNSIKETNVITIANLKSKYNSVITSNGMASVDEDIQVKGRITGNDIGGNLYNEVSLQDETGAIIICISQSGIYGYLPVGQEILVNLKGLYIGAYGKQAEIGTPYTSSSGSTYVSRMNKVTWQQHFKIISNPDIAAISPIDFSESLNIDEYCGRLVTLNNVTLKEADGKAVFAPNDGSVALTANCANRNFNEFGSTVILRTSTYADFANAVMPTGKVNITGIATRFNGTWQILMRSESDIQQVK; encoded by the coding sequence ATGAAAAGAATATATTTTATAATATTGGCAATGGCCTGCGTTATGTTCACATCTTGTATGGATGGAAACTGGAATGCCACAGACAACAGCGAGCCTGCTTACGGTGACAATTCAATAAAAGAGACGAATGTAATCACGATAGCCAATCTGAAGTCAAAGTACAATTCCGTTATAACCTCGAACGGCATGGCTTCAGTTGATGAGGATATACAAGTCAAAGGTCGCATAACAGGTAATGACATAGGTGGAAATCTATACAATGAGGTTTCTCTACAAGACGAAACAGGAGCAATCATCATTTGTATAAGCCAAAGTGGTATATATGGTTATCTTCCTGTTGGTCAGGAAATTCTTGTAAACCTAAAAGGCCTATATATAGGTGCTTACGGTAAACAAGCAGAGATAGGAACCCCATATACAAGCAGTAGTGGTAGTACATATGTAAGCAGAATGAACAAAGTTACATGGCAACAACATTTCAAGATAATTTCGAATCCTGATATTGCAGCAATATCACCTATTGATTTCAGTGAGAGTCTTAACATTGACGAATACTGTGGCCGACTTGTTACTCTTAATAATGTAACATTAAAAGAAGCTGACGGCAAAGCTGTTTTCGCGCCTAACGATGGCAGTGTAGCTCTAACAGCCAACTGCGCTAACAGAAATTTCAATGAATTCGGTTCTACCGTTATACTACGTACCAGCACATACGCCGACTTTGCCAATGCAGTAATGCCTACAGGTAAAGTAAACATAACTGGTATTGCCACACGATTTAATGGTACGTGGCAGATATTAATGCGTTCAGAATCAGATATACAACAAGTAAAATAA
- a CDS encoding choice-of-anchor J domain-containing protein, with translation MKKLIYSTFTMAIAALSLFSCSDVPAPYDNPNGGNTGGTTSNVIFSEDFSTGQGGFTFSDVTLTGGLTSVWKATSYNSSYYLIASAYYNKASHSSESWAVSPAIDLGDSHTATLTFDHAINKLTNVSNIPSMMTVWISTDYAGDAKTATWKAVSVPKYPAGTSWTFNGSGDIALDQYCGQKKVYVGFKYASTDNDAGSWEVSNFKIVGDGTPMVKPNPNQGTGDGTQASPYNVAKAQDIISKNTFTKDPVYVSGTISKIDKVDTSFGNATYYISDDGTTTGQLEVYRGYSLGGNKFASESDIKVGDKVIISGVLTLYSGTPEVTQGSQIYSLNGKTADTGGGTGSTGSEMTSDLILSGKTGASSLTENNYGSQSTTDESTWYTWTFNNINYEGAKICKASAANGGGIQFQGNASDATKQGFIFNTTAFGSDIKTITLTLKVVTTSTFDPAYDLYAGTAAHPTKTTGNTMTATSAKTTDGGFNIYTQTFDLSTGSYKYFTISNDQVGAIYLDKAVITLK, from the coding sequence ATGAAAAAGTTAATCTATTCAACATTTACGATGGCTATTGCAGCCTTATCATTATTCAGTTGCTCAGACGTACCAGCTCCATACGATAACCCTAACGGAGGAAATACTGGTGGAACAACATCTAATGTTATATTTTCCGAAGATTTTTCTACTGGCCAAGGTGGTTTTACATTTAGTGATGTTACTCTTACCGGTGGTCTTACTTCTGTATGGAAAGCCACATCTTATAATTCTTCATACTATCTTATAGCATCTGCTTATTATAATAAGGCTAGCCATTCTTCAGAATCTTGGGCTGTTTCTCCTGCTATTGATTTGGGCGACAGTCATACAGCAACATTGACATTTGACCATGCCATAAATAAGTTGACAAATGTTTCTAACATTCCTTCTATGATGACTGTTTGGATATCTACCGATTATGCAGGTGATGCAAAAACAGCTACATGGAAAGCGGTTAGCGTTCCAAAATATCCAGCAGGAACATCATGGACTTTTAATGGTTCAGGAGATATAGCTTTAGATCAATACTGCGGACAGAAAAAGGTGTATGTAGGTTTTAAATATGCAAGTACTGACAATGATGCCGGCTCATGGGAAGTTAGTAACTTCAAAATTGTTGGTGACGGAACTCCTATGGTAAAGCCAAACCCTAACCAAGGTACAGGTGATGGAACACAGGCATCTCCATATAATGTAGCTAAAGCTCAGGATATTATATCTAAAAACACTTTCACAAAAGATCCTGTTTATGTAAGTGGTACGATTTCAAAGATTGATAAAGTTGACACTTCTTTTGGTAATGCAACATACTATATCTCTGATGATGGTACAACTACAGGTCAGCTAGAGGTTTATCGCGGATATTCACTTGGTGGTAACAAATTCGCTTCAGAAAGTGATATCAAAGTAGGAGATAAAGTTATTATTAGTGGAGTATTAACATTATATAGTGGAACTCCTGAAGTAACACAAGGCAGTCAGATTTACTCGTTAAATGGTAAAACTGCTGATACAGGTGGGGGAACAGGGTCAACAGGTTCTGAAATGACATCCGACCTCATTTTAAGTGGTAAAACCGGTGCTTCTAGTTTAACAGAAAACAATTACGGTTCTCAATCTACGACAGACGAATCAACTTGGTATACATGGACTTTCAATAATATTAATTACGAAGGTGCTAAGATTTGCAAGGCCTCTGCAGCAAATGGTGGTGGAATTCAATTCCAAGGCAATGCTAGTGATGCTACAAAACAAGGTTTTATATTTAACACTACAGCATTTGGTTCAGATATAAAGACTATAACACTTACTCTGAAAGTTGTAACTACATCTACATTCGATCCAGCTTACGATTTGTATGCAGGAACAGCTGCTCACCCAACGAAAACGACGGGCAATACTATGACAGCAACCTCTGCAAAAACGACAGATGGTGGGTTTAATATTTACACACAGACTTTTGACCTTAGTACAGGAAGCTATAAATATTTCACTATAAGCAATGACCAAGTTGGTGCAATTTACCTTGACAAGGCTGTCATTACATTGAAATAA